From Pyramidobacter piscolens W5455:
CTTGACGAAGATCCAGTACTGCACGTACAGCGGCTTGTCCAGGCCGAGATAGGCCGAGACGGCCGCGATCTCCTCGGGCGTCGCGTTCTCTCTCACCATCAGATACACGGGATTGCCCAGCACGCTCGTGAGCACGAACACGATCAGCGAGACCACGAGCACGACCAGCACGAGCTGGGTCAGCCTTTTGACTAAAAATTGAAGCACCTTAAAGGTCACCTCCGCGGAAGAAGCCTATTTCGGAGCGAAAAAGGCGGAAAAAGACTTTCATCAAAGACAGACGGTTCTTTTCGCGTGAAAAGAACCGTCTGCGTTATTTTGTGGTTTTCGGGAACCGAAATTATTTCTTGAACGTGACGTCCCACGCGTACACGTATTTGTTATAGCGCGGCGCGTAGTCAATGCGCGGCCCGACGGCGTACACGTCCATCTGAAAATGCAGCGGGATGTAGGCCACGTCGTCGGCGGCCAGCTTCCACGCCTGACGGACGATCTGGTCGCGTTTTTCGGCGTCGACGGTCGCCATCGCTTCCTCGACCAGCTTGTCTACTTCGGGATTGCTGTAGTAGCCGCGATTGACGCCGCCCCAGCCCTGTTTGACGTACTCGCCGGGTTTCATCGAGTAAATCATGTCGAGGGCGATCAGCGCGCCTTCGCCGCCGGAATCGGCCCAGCCGGTCTGGCACAGATGCGTGTTGTCTCCCGACTTGTTGCTGGCGCCGATATAGGAAAAGAAAATATTGCGCGACATCAAATTGGGCACGACTTTGATGCCGACCTTCTCGAGGTAGGACGCGCAGGCCGTGGCGATGGGGCCGTCGTTGATGTAACGGTCGTTTGACGCGTCGAGCGTTACCTGAAAGCGCGTGCCGTCGGCCTGGCGGGGATAGCCCGCTTCGTCGAGCAGACGCTCGGCCAGCGCCGGATCGTAGGCGAGGCGCTTGATCTCGGGATTGTAGCCGTTGTAACCCTCGGGGCAGTAGGTTGCGGCGGGAAGGGCGAAGCCGTTCATGATCTTGGCGACGATCTCGTCCTCGTTGATGGCGTGATACATGGCGGCGCGGACGCGCTTGTCGACCATCGGGTTCTTCCCCGTGGGCGAGACCAGCGGGAACTTGGAATCCTTGCTGGGGTTTTCCACGCAGGACGGATTGAGGTAGATGACGCGCAGGCTGGGCATCTTGACGATGCTGATGTTTTTGTTGCGCTCGATCATGGCCACGTCGCGCACCGGCACGTCAATGATCATGTCGACGGCGCCGGACATCATGTTGGCCGTGCGGGTGCCGGGGTTGGTGATCGGCTTGTAGACGACGTTCTCGGCCTCGGGCTTGGCGCCCCAGTAGGCTTCGTTGCGCTTGAAGACGATGCGGTCGCCGCGCACGTGCTCGGCCAGCGTGTACTTGCCGGTGCCGACGGGATGGTTGGCGTTGTAATCGTCGTCGTGGGCTTCGCAGGTCTCCTTGTCGAGGATCACCACGTCCTTGACGTGGGCCAGCAACAGCACGTTGGGCGCCTTGCAGGTGATTTTGACGGTGTGATCGTCGATCTTCTCGCTCTTGTCGACAGTGGCGAACGCGTAAATGAAAGCCGACTTGCCGGCCGTATTGGCGCGCTCGAACGAGAACAGCACGTCGTCGGCGTTGAAAGCGTTGCCGTTGTGGAACGTGACGCCTTTGCGCAGATGGAACGTCCAGACCGAAGCGTCTTCGTTGGTCTCCCAGCTCTCGGCCAGAAGCGGCTGCGGTTTGATCTCCCGGTCAAGGGTCACGAGCGGCTCGAAGACGTGTTCCATAATGGCGTTGTTGAGGTCTTCGTTCAGCGAGTAGGGATAGAACGAATAGGCGTCGCCCGTCAGGCCGATCGTCACGTCCCGCGGGCCCGCCGCGCAGGCGGCCGAAGTCCCCAGCGCCAGAGCGGCCAGCGCGCACCACAGAGTACTTTTCTTCACGGTAATTCCCTCCTGATTCGATGATAAGTTTTAAGAGCCGTTTGAATCATAATTTTTATGGATACAAAATTCAACACTAAAATATATTAATCATTACGATAATGACAGTTAATTTTGCATTAAAATGTTTACTATCGGCAAAGGCGCAGATGAAACGCCTCTTCATCACGCGCGTTGGGCGGCGCTCTTGCGAATGGAAAAAGGCGTTCGGGCGACAT
This genomic window contains:
- a CDS encoding ABC transporter substrate-binding protein, whose translation is MKKSTLWCALAALALGTSAACAAGPRDVTIGLTGDAYSFYPYSLNEDLNNAIMEHVFEPLVTLDREIKPQPLLAESWETNEDASVWTFHLRKGVTFHNGNAFNADDVLFSFERANTAGKSAFIYAFATVDKSEKIDDHTVKITCKAPNVLLLAHVKDVVILDKETCEAHDDDYNANHPVGTGKYTLAEHVRGDRIVFKRNEAYWGAKPEAENVVYKPITNPGTRTANMMSGAVDMIIDVPVRDVAMIERNKNISIVKMPSLRVIYLNPSCVENPSKDSKFPLVSPTGKNPMVDKRVRAAMYHAINEDEIVAKIMNGFALPAATYCPEGYNGYNPEIKRLAYDPALAERLLDEAGYPRQADGTRFQVTLDASNDRYINDGPIATACASYLEKVGIKVVPNLMSRNIFFSYIGASNKSGDNTHLCQTGWADSGGEGALIALDMIYSMKPGEYVKQGWGGVNRGYYSNPEVDKLVEEAMATVDAEKRDQIVRQAWKLAADDVAYIPLHFQMDVYAVGPRIDYAPRYNKYVYAWDVTFKK